TGAAATTAATATTTCATTTTTCTCCAATGGAAATACTTTTGTGAAAATATTTGATATTACAGGCAATGTTATTTTGTCAGAACAAATAAAACCTGCATCGGGTGTAACAATAAAAACTATGGATGTCAAAAAACTTTCGAAAGGAATTTATTTTATTGAATTATCTTCATCAAATTTCAAAGTATATAAAAAGTTTATTAAAAGCTAAACCTGTAGAAATAAATAAATGTTTGTAAAAAGCTATTCATATCGGGCAGCTTTTTTATTTTTACAAAAAATATTATTTGGAATTTCCCTGGAATCATAAGCGACGCTATAATGCTCTTACGAATTATTTTCAAAATAAATTTGGTGAGCGAATTCAGAAACTGTCTGTTAATGCAGGTTTTAGTTGTCCGAACCGTGATGGAACAATAAATGTAAATGGTTGTTCTTATTGTAATAACAATGCTTTTAACCCATCGTACTGTTCACCGGAAAAATCTATTTCACAACAAATAGAAGAAGGAATACAATTTCATACTAACCGCTATCGCAGGGCTGGTAGGTATTTGGCGTACTTCCAGACTTATTCGAATACATTTGCCGACATCAATATTTTAAAATCAAAGTATGAAGAAGCTTTGCAATGTCCCGATATTATTGGCCTTGTAATTGGTACACGACCTGATTGTATTGATGACGAAAAACTAGACTATTTAAAAGAGTTATCAGAAAAATATTTTGTTTCTATTGAATATGGCGTGGAATCGTGTTATAACAAAACTCTTGAAAAAATTAATCGTGGTCATACATTTGAACAATCGGTAAAAGCAATTGAGGAAACTGCAAAAAGAAATTTACATAACGGGATTCATTTGGTTTTTGGATTGCCCGGTGAGAGCAGGGAAGAAATGCTTGAAGAAGCAAACATTATTTCGAAACTTCCGGTTACGGTTGTGAAATTTCACCAGTTGCAAATTATTAAAGATACAGCAATGGTTGATGATTATAAAATGAATCCTGAGAAATATTTTATTTTCAACCTTGATGAATATATTGATTTTATTATTGATTTCATCGAACGATTAAATCCTGAAATTTTGATTGAACGATTTACAGCCGAAGTCCCGCCGCGTTTTTTAGTAAAAGGTGGTTTCGGTTTATTACGCACCGACCAGATTCTACAACGAATTGAAAAAAGAATAGAAGACCGAAATACATGGCAGGGACGATTGTTTAAGCACCAATGATCAAATTCCAAATTTTAAATTACTGAATGGCTGAACTGTTCAATTGTTATTTAGCTTCGCTGTCATTCATAGTCATTAGTAGTCATCTGTCTTTGGCTGAAAAGTTTATTGAAAAATTGCAGATAGAAGACGGATGACTTATCTTCCCAATTTTCTATTATCCATTTGCAATTTAAAAAGTATATCCAACACCCAACCCAAACATTGAATTGT
This Bacteroidales bacterium DNA region includes the following protein-coding sequences:
- a CDS encoding TIGR01212 family radical SAM protein (This family includes YhcC from E. coli K-12, an uncharacterized radical SAM protein.), with translation MEFPWNHKRRYNALTNYFQNKFGERIQKLSVNAGFSCPNRDGTINVNGCSYCNNNAFNPSYCSPEKSISQQIEEGIQFHTNRYRRAGRYLAYFQTYSNTFADINILKSKYEEALQCPDIIGLVIGTRPDCIDDEKLDYLKELSEKYFVSIEYGVESCYNKTLEKINRGHTFEQSVKAIEETAKRNLHNGIHLVFGLPGESREEMLEEANIISKLPVTVVKFHQLQIIKDTAMVDDYKMNPEKYFIFNLDEYIDFIIDFIERLNPEILIERFTAEVPPRFLVKGGFGLLRTDQILQRIEKRIEDRNTWQGRLFKHQ